The Peribacillus sp. FSL P2-0133 genome has a segment encoding these proteins:
- the fabD gene encoding ACP S-malonyltransferase, with protein sequence MGKIAFVFPGQGSQTIGMGHGLFQENERAQQIFRTADEKLDFPLSELIFNGTQQELTVTYNAQPALLTTSYAFVKELEEAGIKPDYTAGHSLGEYTALVASGAISFEDAVYTVRKRGEFMEAAVPNGQGSMAAILGMDREALSEVTSEITATGESVQLANINCPGQIVISGTSEGVKLASAKAKENGAKRALPLEVSGPFHSELMKPAAEKLQGVLDEVSFKQAEIPVISNVTAKPITAPAEIKEKLIEQLYSPVLWEDSVKNLLELGVDTFIEVGPGKVLGGLIKKIDRSVQIHSVSDIDTLTKTIETLKGVQA encoded by the coding sequence ATGGGTAAAATTGCTTTTGTCTTTCCAGGACAAGGTTCACAAACAATAGGAATGGGGCATGGCTTATTTCAGGAAAACGAGCGTGCTCAGCAAATTTTTCGAACAGCTGATGAAAAACTTGATTTTCCACTTTCCGAATTGATCTTTAATGGCACACAACAAGAATTAACGGTGACTTATAATGCACAGCCTGCTTTATTGACCACGAGTTATGCTTTTGTCAAGGAGTTGGAAGAAGCGGGGATCAAACCCGATTATACAGCCGGGCACAGTTTAGGTGAATATACGGCATTAGTGGCATCTGGTGCAATTTCTTTTGAGGATGCCGTATATACAGTGCGTAAGCGTGGTGAATTCATGGAAGCTGCGGTACCGAATGGTCAAGGCTCAATGGCTGCGATTTTGGGAATGGACCGGGAAGCTCTATCTGAAGTTACTTCTGAAATTACGGCCACAGGGGAATCCGTTCAATTGGCCAATATTAACTGTCCAGGGCAAATCGTCATTTCAGGCACCTCGGAAGGGGTTAAACTTGCGAGTGCAAAAGCTAAGGAAAATGGCGCTAAACGGGCTCTGCCTCTTGAAGTTAGTGGACCGTTCCATTCGGAATTGATGAAACCGGCAGCAGAAAAGTTACAGGGTGTCCTTGATGAAGTAAGCTTCAAACAGGCAGAAATTCCTGTTATTTCAAACGTAACGGCTAAGCCCATTACAGCACCTGCCGAAATAAAAGAAAAATTAATCGAACAACTGTATTCACCGGTCCTTTGGGAGGACAGTGTGAAAAATCTACTTGAATTGGGCGTGGATACGTTCATCGAGGTGGGCCCTGGGAAAGTATTGGGCGGATTGATTAAGAAAATTGATCGTTCCGTTCAAATTCACTCGGTATCCGATATAGATACTCTAACTAAAACAATTGAAACATTGAAGGGGGTACAAGCATGA
- the sdaAB gene encoding L-serine ammonia-lyase, iron-sulfur-dependent subunit beta gives MKFRSVFDIIGPVMIGPSSSHTAGAARIGRVARNLFDREPKWAHISFYGSFAKTYKGHGTDVAIVGGLLDFDTFDERIKESLELARKKKMKITFREEEAVPEHPNTAKITVGDDDGELELVGISIGGGKIEIVELNGFKLRLSGHNPAILVVHDDRFGAIANVSNILAKHQINIGQMEVSRKEKGKMALMTIEVDHNLEDHVIAEITALPNITQVARIVD, from the coding sequence ATGAAATTTAGAAGTGTATTCGATATAATTGGTCCTGTTATGATCGGCCCCTCTAGTTCCCATACAGCAGGAGCAGCAAGGATCGGTAGGGTTGCCAGGAATTTATTCGACCGGGAACCAAAATGGGCACATATTTCTTTTTACGGATCGTTTGCCAAAACCTATAAAGGCCATGGAACGGATGTAGCCATTGTAGGAGGCTTACTTGATTTTGATACATTTGATGAGAGAATCAAAGAATCGCTGGAACTAGCCCGCAAAAAGAAAATGAAAATTACTTTTCGGGAAGAAGAAGCAGTGCCGGAACATCCCAATACTGCAAAAATAACAGTTGGTGATGATGATGGTGAACTGGAACTTGTCGGAATATCGATTGGCGGGGGAAAGATCGAAATCGTCGAACTGAATGGGTTTAAATTGAGGCTCTCCGGGCACAACCCTGCCATACTCGTCGTTCATGATGATCGATTTGGTGCCATTGCCAATGTTTCAAACATATTAGCCAAGCATCAAATCAATATTGGCCAGATGGAAGTCTCCCGAAAAGAGAAAGGGAAGATGGCCTTGATGACGATTGAAGTGGACCATAACCTAGAGGATCACGTCATCGCTGAAATTACGGCACTCCCCAACATCACTCAAGTAGCAAGGATTGTGGATTGA
- a CDS encoding DAK2 domain-containing protein: protein MSITSLNGKRFAKMIIQGANHLAANAQMVDALNVFPVPDGDTGTNMNLSMTSGAKEVQNNVQEHIGKVGTSLSRGLLMGARGNSGVILSQLFRGFAKAIEHKSEINSEEFAQAFEAGVQTAYKAVMKPVEGTILTVAKDAAKQAVSSAARHQDLIQVMEEIVSEANASLKRTPDLLPVLKEVGVVDSGGQGLVFVYEGFLAELKGEALPVRSSNGPSMDDMISAEHHMNVQGHMNTEDIVYGYCTEFMVRLESEKLANQPFDEEKFRNDLSEYGDSLLVISDDEVVKVHIHSEQPGTCLNYGQQYGSLIKMKIDNMREQHTAIVGETNTPLQTKPSTKEKYAVVSVAMGAGISELFKSIGAKSIIEGGQTMNPSTEDIVKAVEEAYADHVIILPNNKNIIMAANQAADVLGDHVTVIPTKTVPQGMAALLAFNPSLDAEENKKAMIEALSHVKTGQITYAVRDTNIDGLAIETGDFMGIAEGTIKVKDKDMTQAAKGLLSDMIDEDSEILTILYGEDATAEDVENLVAFCNENFEDVEVEVHNGKQPLYSFIFSIE from the coding sequence GTGTCAATTACAAGTTTAAACGGAAAGCGCTTTGCAAAAATGATCATTCAAGGTGCCAACCATTTAGCGGCTAATGCCCAAATGGTTGATGCGTTGAATGTTTTCCCTGTTCCAGATGGAGATACAGGAACGAATATGAATTTATCGATGACTTCGGGAGCGAAGGAAGTGCAAAATAACGTCCAAGAACACATCGGGAAAGTGGGTACGTCCCTTTCAAGAGGACTGCTAATGGGCGCACGCGGCAATTCAGGAGTAATCCTTTCGCAACTGTTCCGCGGTTTTGCTAAAGCGATTGAACATAAATCGGAAATCAATAGTGAAGAATTTGCCCAAGCTTTTGAAGCAGGGGTTCAGACAGCTTATAAAGCTGTAATGAAACCTGTTGAAGGAACCATTTTAACGGTTGCAAAAGATGCGGCCAAGCAAGCGGTTTCATCAGCAGCAAGGCACCAAGACCTTATTCAAGTAATGGAAGAAATCGTTAGTGAGGCCAATGCCTCATTAAAACGCACACCGGATCTTCTTCCAGTCTTAAAAGAAGTGGGAGTCGTTGATAGCGGTGGGCAAGGGTTGGTGTTCGTTTATGAAGGTTTTCTTGCTGAGCTGAAAGGTGAAGCCCTTCCAGTTCGATCTTCAAATGGTCCAAGCATGGACGACATGATCAGTGCCGAACATCACATGAATGTACAAGGGCATATGAATACGGAAGATATCGTGTATGGCTACTGTACGGAATTCATGGTCCGATTGGAAAGTGAAAAACTTGCCAATCAACCATTTGATGAAGAAAAATTCAGAAATGATTTAAGTGAATACGGGGATTCATTATTAGTCATCTCAGATGATGAAGTCGTCAAAGTACATATTCACTCGGAACAACCTGGCACGTGCCTGAATTATGGACAGCAATATGGTAGTTTAATAAAAATGAAAATCGATAATATGCGTGAACAGCATACTGCGATTGTCGGTGAGACGAATACACCGCTTCAAACTAAACCGTCCACCAAAGAGAAGTACGCTGTAGTGTCAGTGGCGATGGGTGCTGGCATCAGCGAATTATTCAAAAGCATCGGCGCTAAGTCCATCATCGAAGGCGGCCAAACGATGAATCCTAGCACGGAAGATATCGTTAAAGCTGTCGAAGAGGCATATGCAGATCATGTGATCATCTTGCCTAATAATAAAAATATCATCATGGCGGCCAATCAGGCTGCAGATGTGCTTGGGGATCATGTGACTGTCATTCCAACGAAAACAGTACCACAGGGAATGGCTGCATTGTTGGCATTCAACCCTTCACTTGATGCTGAAGAGAATAAAAAAGCGATGATCGAAGCCCTTTCGCATGTGAAAACGGGCCAGATTACTTATGCTGTCCGGGATACAAACATTGACGGTCTAGCAATCGAGACCGGGGACTTCATGGGAATTGCTGAAGGCACCATCAAAGTGAAGGATAAAGACATGACTCAGGCGGCAAAAGGTCTTCTCTCCGATATGATTGACGAAGATTCGGAAATCCTTACCATTTTATATGGGGAAGATGCCACTGCTGAAGATGTCGAAAATCTTGTTGCGTTTTGTAATGAGAATTTCGAAGACGTTGAAGTTGAAGTCCATAATGGGAAACAACCTTTATATTCTTTTATTTTTTCAATTGAATAA
- the plsX gene encoding phosphate acyltransferase PlsX: MKITIDAMGGDNAPEAQVLGAMKAVENFSDVEITLIGNQAEINQYLAKHDRIRVIHTDEKILSTDEPVRAVRRKKSASMVLAAQQVADGEADACISSGNTGALMAAGLFVVGRIEGIERPALAPTLPTIDGKGFVLLDVGANSDAKPEHLLQFAIMGSVYAQKVRGIEKPRVGLLNIGTEEKKGNELTKHAFTLLQQSSEISFIGNVEARDLLNGPADVVVTDGFTGNMVLKTLEGTAMGVFKMVKTALMSNLKSKLAAAMVKPELKGIKNKMDYSEYGGAGLFGLKAPVIKAHGSSDANAVYNAIRQTRDMVGNDVISTIAETIEKQ, from the coding sequence ATGAAGATTACGATAGATGCCATGGGTGGCGATAATGCTCCCGAGGCACAGGTTTTGGGAGCGATGAAAGCTGTCGAGAATTTTTCCGATGTGGAAATCACCTTGATAGGCAATCAAGCTGAAATTAACCAATACTTAGCGAAACATGACCGTATAAGGGTTATACATACTGATGAAAAAATATTGAGTACCGATGAACCGGTTCGTGCGGTCCGGCGCAAGAAAAGCGCCTCGATGGTGTTGGCTGCACAGCAAGTGGCTGACGGAGAAGCCGATGCATGTATTTCTTCAGGCAATACAGGGGCGCTAATGGCTGCGGGCTTGTTTGTGGTCGGAAGGATAGAAGGAATTGAACGTCCGGCATTGGCTCCCACCCTTCCGACAATCGATGGTAAAGGTTTTGTGCTACTGGATGTAGGTGCGAACTCCGATGCGAAACCGGAGCATCTCCTTCAATTCGCCATAATGGGGTCTGTTTATGCACAAAAAGTGCGGGGAATCGAAAAGCCCCGTGTCGGATTACTTAATATTGGCACAGAAGAAAAAAAAGGGAATGAACTGACAAAGCATGCCTTTACATTACTGCAGCAATCATCGGAGATATCCTTTATAGGTAACGTAGAGGCAAGGGACCTCCTGAACGGGCCGGCAGATGTTGTCGTAACGGACGGCTTCACGGGAAATATGGTATTAAAGACGCTTGAAGGTACTGCTATGGGCGTATTCAAAATGGTGAAAACGGCTTTGATGAGCAATCTCAAGAGTAAGTTGGCCGCAGCAATGGTAAAGCCTGAACTAAAAGGCATAAAAAATAAAATGGATTACTCGGAGTATGGCGGTGCCGGCCTATTCGGTTTGAAGGCCCCTGTCATTAAGGCTCATGGTTCTTCAGATGCGAATGCGGTCTATAATGCAATACGCCAGACTCGCGATATGGTTGGAAATGACGTCATATCGACAATTGCGGAGACGATAGAAAAACAATAA
- the recG gene encoding ATP-dependent DNA helicase RecG, which yields MKATIQEPITAVKGIGAETAAALGEMGIHTVADLLEHLPYRYEDYRLRDLETVEHDERVTVEGKVHTVPTLGYFGKKKSRLTIKVLTGRYLINVIFFNQPYLKQKLAIGETVTVTGKWDRHRQTITGSECHVGDRSREKEFEPVYSVKGSITVKGLRRFISNAFSEYGAMIEENLPPQLLTAYKLMPRNDALHTMHFPLSANEVKKARRRFVYEEFLLFQLKMQALRKVQREQSKGIGQEFDMEQLEAFIGTLPFPLTNAQNRVVEEIMNDMKSPYRMNRLLQGDVGSGKTVVAAICLKATITAGFQGALMVPTEILAEQHSQSLKAMLEPSGVKVALLTSSVKGKKRKELLQMLESGELDLLIGTHALIQDEVNFRNLGLVITDEQHRFGVEQRRILREKGTNPDVLFMTATPIPRTLAITVFGEMDVSTIDEMPAGRKAIETYWAKHQMLDRILTFVEKELKKGRQAYVICPLIEESEKLDSLQNVLDVHAMLTQYFANRYKVGLMHGRLPADEKDEVMQQFSANEAQILVSTTVVEVGVNVPNATVMVIYDAERFGLSQLHQLRGRVGRGSDQSFCILLADPKTEVGKERMKIMTETNDGFALSEKDLELRGPGDFFGKKQSGLPEFKVADMVHDYRTLEVARTDAAKLIASQSFWHSPEYTPLRNYLEGTGVFTGEKLD from the coding sequence GTGAAAGCAACTATACAGGAACCCATAACAGCAGTAAAAGGAATTGGGGCCGAAACGGCGGCAGCGTTGGGGGAAATGGGGATCCATACCGTCGCGGATCTCCTTGAGCATCTCCCATATCGCTATGAAGATTACCGGTTGAGGGATTTGGAAACGGTCGAGCACGATGAGCGGGTTACCGTGGAAGGCAAAGTTCATACGGTGCCCACTTTAGGATACTTCGGAAAGAAAAAATCCAGGCTTACGATTAAAGTATTGACTGGGAGATATTTAATAAATGTCATTTTTTTTAACCAGCCATACCTGAAGCAAAAGCTCGCGATAGGTGAAACCGTAACAGTTACAGGGAAGTGGGATCGTCATCGCCAAACCATTACAGGGTCGGAATGCCACGTTGGTGATCGTAGCCGGGAGAAAGAGTTCGAACCGGTGTACTCAGTGAAAGGCAGCATTACGGTCAAGGGTCTCCGCCGCTTTATCTCCAATGCATTTTCTGAATATGGGGCAATGATAGAAGAGAATCTGCCCCCGCAATTATTGACGGCATACAAACTGATGCCTCGTAACGATGCTCTTCATACAATGCATTTCCCTCTATCGGCCAATGAGGTGAAAAAGGCTCGACGCCGTTTTGTGTATGAAGAGTTTTTATTGTTTCAACTTAAAATGCAGGCACTTCGTAAAGTGCAGAGGGAGCAGTCAAAAGGGATAGGACAGGAGTTTGACATGGAGCAGCTGGAAGCGTTCATTGGAACTCTCCCTTTTCCTTTGACGAACGCTCAAAATAGGGTCGTCGAGGAAATAATGAATGACATGAAATCTCCTTACCGGATGAATCGTCTACTTCAAGGGGATGTCGGGTCTGGAAAAACGGTGGTTGCCGCCATATGCCTGAAGGCGACGATTACAGCAGGTTTCCAAGGTGCACTTATGGTCCCGACGGAAATCTTGGCTGAGCAGCATTCACAATCCCTGAAGGCAATGTTGGAACCGAGTGGAGTAAAGGTCGCATTGTTGACAAGTTCGGTAAAAGGCAAAAAACGCAAGGAACTATTGCAAATGTTGGAATCCGGTGAGTTAGATCTTTTGATAGGAACTCATGCATTGATACAGGATGAAGTGAATTTTCGGAATCTAGGTCTTGTCATAACGGATGAACAACATCGTTTCGGAGTGGAACAGCGCCGCATCCTTCGTGAAAAAGGTACGAATCCAGATGTCCTTTTCATGACGGCTACACCGATTCCGCGAACGCTTGCAATTACTGTGTTTGGGGAAATGGACGTCTCCACGATCGATGAAATGCCTGCCGGGCGAAAAGCGATAGAAACCTATTGGGCGAAACACCAAATGCTTGATCGGATCTTAACCTTTGTCGAAAAGGAACTAAAGAAAGGGAGACAGGCTTACGTCATCTGTCCCTTGATTGAGGAGTCGGAGAAACTCGATTCATTACAGAATGTTCTCGATGTTCATGCAATGCTGACACAATACTTTGCAAACAGGTACAAAGTGGGTCTTATGCATGGAAGGCTGCCCGCGGATGAAAAAGATGAAGTGATGCAGCAGTTTAGTGCCAATGAAGCACAAATCCTTGTTTCTACGACGGTTGTCGAAGTTGGGGTGAATGTTCCAAATGCAACGGTAATGGTCATTTATGATGCGGAACGGTTTGGGCTTTCACAGTTGCATCAGTTACGCGGAAGAGTTGGACGGGGGAGTGATCAGTCCTTTTGCATACTGCTGGCTGATCCGAAAACGGAAGTCGGCAAAGAACGGATGAAAATAATGACCGAGACAAACGATGGTTTTGCCCTTTCCGAAAAAGATTTGGAACTTCGTGGCCCCGGGGACTTCTTCGGTAAAAAACAAAGCGGCCTTCCCGAGTTCAAGGTAGCCGACATGGTCCATGATTATAGGACCCTGGAAGTGGCAAGGACGGATGCAGCAAAATTGATTGCCTCCCAAAGCTTTTGGCATTCCCCGGAATATACTCCGCTTCGGAACTATTTAGAGGGGACGGGCGTATTCACGGGAGAAAAGCTGGACTGA
- the sdaAA gene encoding L-serine ammonia-lyase, iron-sulfur-dependent, subunit alpha — MFRNVAELVELAESKQKRISTLMIEQEMEVTGKSHEEIIRQMGVNLDVMEQAVEKGLQGVRSVSGLTGGDAVLLQNYIKSGNSLSGELLLDAVSKAVATNEVNAAMGTICATPTAGSAGVVPGTLFALQNKLKPTREQKIEFLFTAGAFGFVVANNASISGAAGGCQAEVGSASGMAAAAIVEMAGGTPAQSAEAMAITLKNMLGLVCDPVAGLVEVPCVKRNAMGAANAMVAADMALAGITSRIPCDEVIDAMYKIGQTMPSALRETAQGGLAATPTGRELEAKIFGLPLNKK, encoded by the coding sequence ATGTTTCGAAATGTAGCGGAATTAGTAGAATTAGCTGAATCAAAGCAGAAAAGAATTTCAACGCTGATGATAGAGCAGGAAATGGAAGTAACGGGAAAAAGCCATGAAGAAATCATCCGCCAGATGGGTGTCAACCTGGATGTAATGGAACAGGCAGTTGAAAAAGGACTTCAAGGTGTACGGTCCGTTTCCGGCCTGACGGGAGGGGATGCAGTTCTTCTTCAGAATTACATTAAATCCGGAAATTCCTTATCCGGTGAACTGCTGTTGGATGCGGTAAGCAAAGCCGTGGCAACAAACGAAGTGAACGCAGCCATGGGAACGATTTGTGCGACACCGACTGCCGGATCTGCTGGTGTTGTGCCTGGAACACTTTTTGCTTTGCAAAATAAATTAAAACCGACTCGGGAACAAAAAATTGAGTTCCTATTTACAGCAGGGGCTTTTGGTTTTGTTGTTGCGAATAATGCTTCGATCTCTGGAGCCGCAGGGGGCTGTCAGGCGGAGGTCGGTTCTGCCTCGGGCATGGCAGCTGCAGCCATCGTTGAAATGGCAGGTGGGACACCGGCACAAAGTGCAGAAGCGATGGCGATCACATTAAAGAACATGCTTGGTCTTGTATGTGACCCTGTTGCTGGGCTTGTGGAAGTGCCTTGTGTGAAGCGGAATGCCATGGGTGCAGCCAATGCAATGGTTGCCGCAGATATGGCGTTAGCGGGGATCACAAGCCGGATACCGTGTGATGAAGTGATTGATGCGATGTATAAAATCGGGCAAACGATGCCATCGGCACTTAGGGAAACTGCACAAGGAGGTTTAGCGGCTACACCGACTGGGCGGGAGTTGGAAGCGAAAATCTTTGGCTTGCCGCTGAATAAGAAGTGA
- the fapR gene encoding transcription factor FapR, producing MRRNKKERQQLLIETIKQNPFVTDEELAEKYSVSVQTIRLDRLELSIPELRERIKSVAEKKFSDEIRALPLDEIIGEVIDLNLDDNAISILDINKEHVFKRNGIARGHHLFAQANSLAVAVINDELALTAKASILFTRSVKENERVVAKARVKSVDHTNDRSVVEVRSYVGNELVFKGEFEMYRS from the coding sequence ATGCGAAGAAATAAGAAGGAACGCCAGCAATTATTAATCGAAACGATTAAACAGAATCCTTTTGTAACGGATGAGGAGCTGGCTGAAAAATATTCGGTGAGCGTCCAGACCATTAGGCTTGACCGTCTTGAATTATCGATACCGGAACTGCGTGAGCGTATTAAAAGCGTGGCCGAGAAAAAATTCAGTGACGAAATCAGGGCATTGCCTTTGGATGAGATCATCGGGGAAGTAATTGACCTTAATTTAGATGATAATGCAATTTCGATTTTGGATATAAATAAAGAGCATGTCTTTAAGCGGAATGGTATTGCAAGGGGACATCACCTTTTTGCCCAAGCGAATTCATTGGCTGTTGCAGTCATAAATGATGAACTGGCATTAACTGCAAAAGCATCCATTTTATTTACTCGTTCTGTAAAGGAAAATGAAAGAGTGGTAGCTAAAGCGAGGGTTAAAAGCGTGGACCACACCAACGATCGTTCCGTGGTGGAAGTCAGAAGCTACGTGGGTAATGAACTGGTTTTTAAAGGCGAGTTCGAAATGTATCGCTCTTAA